In Labeo rohita strain BAU-BD-2019 chromosome 16, IGBB_LRoh.1.0, whole genome shotgun sequence, one DNA window encodes the following:
- the gba gene encoding lysosomal acid glucosylceramidase, producing MRETVIFILLTGVITMTRADDCQAVNFGHGSVVCVCNATFCDSVGRIVLPGPGQFLSYVSSKTGSRLVRSQGQFQKNGTGAALRITLNPSQKYQRIKGFGGAMTDAAAMNIQSLSSGAQDQLLRQYFSPDGIEYRFVRVPMASCDFSTRLYTYADTPGDYDLKNFTLAEEDVHMKIPLLQRAQALSAKPLNLFASAWSAPAWLKTNGALTGKGTLKGKPGGREHKTWAQYYIRFLEEYQKYNLSFWGLTSGNEPTAGEMTNYSFQALGFTPETQRDWIALDLGPGLHSSSFSQTRLMILDDNRILLPHWAKVVLSDIQAARYVHGIGFHWYLNKIAPADITLTATHHLYPEYFLFGTEACAGWDPLDRGVRLGSWDRAEDYAHDIIQDLNNYVTGWTDWNLALNQDGGPNWVKNFVDSTIIVDSSKDIFYKQPTFYSMAHFSKFLWEESQRVGVSFSQHTSLEVSAYIRSDASAVLIILNRSDEEVQFEVWDQTLGFLPGSAPPHSILTLLWSRR from the exons ATGCGAGAAACAGTTATATTCATTCTgctgactggagtaataactATGACAAGAG CTGACGACTGTCAAGCGGTGAACTTCGGTCACGGTTCGGTTGTGTGCGTGTGCAATGCGACATTCTGCGACTCGGTGGGGCGGATTGTGTTGCCAGGTCCCGGTCAGTTCTTGTCATATGTCAGCAGTAAAACTGGCAGCAGACTTGTGAGGAGTCAAGGCCAGTTTCAGAAGAACGGCACAGGTGCAG CTCTTAGAATTACTCTGAATCCCAGTCAGAAGTATCAGCGCATTAAAGGATTCGGGGGAGCCATGACAGATGCGGCAGCCATGAATATTCAGTCCCTGTCCTCTGGAGCTCAGGACCAGCTGCTCAGACAGTACTTCTCCCCAGATG GTATAGAGTACCGTTTTGTTAGAGTGCCGATGGCCAGTTGTGATTTCTCAACTCGCCTCTACACATACGCTGACACTCCAGGAGACTACGATCTCAAGAACTTCACACTGGCTGAGGAGGATGTTCACATGAAG ATTCCCCTGCTGCAGCGGGCACAGGCTCTCTCTGCTAAACCACTCAATCTATTTGCCAGTGCCTGGAGTGCCCCCGCCTGGCTAAAGACCAATGGTGCACTGACTGGGAAAGGCACCCTCAAAGGCAAGCCAGGAGGCAGAGAGCATAAGACCTGGGCTCAGTACTACATCAG GTTTCTAGAGGAGTATCAGAAATATAATCTTTCTTTCTGGGGCTTGACGTCAGGAAATGAGCCCACTGCAGGCGAAATGACAAATTACAGTTTTCAGGCTTTGGGTTTTACTCCGGAGACACAGCGAGACTGGATTGCCCTGGATCTGGGTCCAGGACTCCATTCCTCATCCTTTTCACAGACCCGCCTTATGATCCTTGATGACAACCGAATTCTGCTTCCACACTGGGCCAAAGTG GTTCTGAGTGACATACAAGCGGCACGTTATGTACACGGGATTGGTTTTCACTGGTATCTGAACAAAATTGCGCCAGCTGACATCACCCTGACAGCCACACACCACCTCTACCCGGAGTACTTCCTGTTTGGAACCGAGGCGTGTGCTGGGTGGGATCCGCTGGATCGCGGGGTGCGTCTGGGCAGCTGGGACAGAGCAGAAGACTATGCACATGACATCATACAG GACCTGAATAACTATGTGACAGGCTGGACAGACTGGAACTTGGCCCTTAATCAGGACGGAGGGCCAAACTGGGTTAAGAACTTTGTGGACAGCACCATTATTGTGGACTCAAGTAAAGACATCTTCTACAAGCAGCCCACCTTCTACAGCATGGCCCACTTCAG CAAGTTCCTGTGGGAGGAGTCACAGAGAGTGGGCGTGTCCTTCAGTCAGCACACCAGCCTGGAAGTTTCTGCCTATATCAGATCCGATGCCTCAGCCGTGTTAATCATTCTAAACAG GTCTGATGAAGAGGTGCAGTTTGAAGTTTGGGATCAAACGCTGGGCTTCTTGCCAGGAAGTGCTCCACCTCACTCCATCCTCACGCTACTGTGGAGCAGACGCTGA
- the dap3 gene encoding 28S ribosomal protein S29, mitochondrial has product MNLHKISSRLCPTVTQKFRLLHIQSSGQQLEAVAVETASAEPNPLSVFRTSEQDPTYHLERHSGQYYTLPPAHIQKLFPHGLPPRFQLQIKTFNEGCVMVRPPALELISYLKRADYSKPPLRYILYGDIGTGKTLSLCHALHYCYIQGWLIVHIPDAHLWVKNCKELLPSSSRPSRFDQPIQASQWLKNFKITNERFLSKIKTTQRYVWTKRESTEKGQPLGELVDQGVNRMKSSSDVVGAVLRELRMQAGGATEGEGAFKLAVAVDGVNALWGKTTLKKEDRTLCEPEELTLIHNLRKMMKNNWSGGAILTALSQTGSLFKPRSAYLPNELLGEEGFDDMEPFVPVSVSNYDEKEFESCYLYYLDRNWLQHPHSRSEEGKKELIFLSNKNPSILERLCAFL; this is encoded by the exons ATGAATCTGCACAAAATATCGTCGCGACTGTGCCCAACA GTAACACAGAAGTTCAGGCTTCTCCACATTCAAAGCAGTGGTCAGCAGCTGGAGGCAGTTGCTGTGGAAACAGCATCAGCTGAACCAAATCCGCTGTCAGTCTTCAGAACTTCAGAGCAAGATCCG ACGTACCATTTGGAAAGACATAGTGGGCAGTACTACACGCTCCCCCCGGCTCACATCCAAAAACTCTTTCCGCATGGACTGCCTCCACGCTTCCAGTTGCAG attaaaacatttaatgaagGCTGTGTGATGGTGAGGCCGCCAGCGCTGGAGCTTATCTCATATCTTAAAAGAGCTGATTACAGCAAGCCTCCCCTGCGTTATATACTCT ATGGAGACATTGGCACTGGAAAGACCCTGTCTTTGTGTCACGCCCTGCATTACTGCTACATCCAGGGTTGGCTGATTGTGCACATACCCGACG CTCATCTGTGGGTGAAGAACTGTAAAGAGCTGCTACCATCTTCTTCCCGCCCCTCACGCTTCGACCAGCCGATCCAGGCATCCCAATGGCtaaaaaacttcaaaatcaccaaTGAACGCTTTTTATCTAAG ATAAAGACAACACAGCGATATGTGTGGACAAAGAGAGAAAGTACTGAAAAAGGGCAGCCTTTAGGGGAGCTGGTTGATCAG GGAGTGAATCGCATGAAGAGCAGCAGTGATGTGGTGGGCGCAGTGCTGCGAGAGCTGAGAATGCAGGCAGGGGGCGCCACAGAGGGTGAGGGGGCTTTTAAACTGGCCGTGGCTGTGGATGGAGTAAACGCTCTGTGGGGCAAAACAACTCTTAAAAAGGAGGACAGAACTTTG TGTGAGCCAGAGGAACTGACTTTGATTCATAATCTGAGGAAGATGATGAAAAAcaattgg AGTGGAGGTGCCATTCTCACAGCTTTGTCTCAGACTGGCTCTCTGTTCAAGCCACGGTCTGCTTACCTTCCCAATGAGCTACTAGGAGAG GAGGGGTTTGATGATATGGAACCTTTTGTGCCAGTTTCTGTGTCAAACTATGATGAAAAAGAGTTTGAGAGCTGTTATCTGTACTATTTGGACCGCAACTGGCTGCAGCATCCACACA GTCGAtctgaagaaggaaagaaagagcTTATCTTTCTCAGCAACAAAAACCCATCCATCCTGGAACGATTGTGTGCCTTCTTGTAA